In Halorubellus sp. JP-L1, one DNA window encodes the following:
- a CDS encoding VWA domain-containing protein, which produces MIDYGGHKKPSHARRDRPAFDDVVGQRELKEALLAVAVDDDLDGLLVQGEKGTAKSTAVQGLADLLPDQRAVADCEFGCHPEDPALQCADCQSRADPPMTTRPVPLVTLPLGATRERVVGTLSVSDALDGEHTFDPGLLARAHRGILYVDEVNLLDDHLVDVLLSAAASGVNRVERDGVSVTHPAAFALVGTMNPEEGDLRPQLRDRFALQATVTGCDAVDDRVAIIDQALDDDTAAVEPDDDGNGDDSRERLLDARTRIDDVSLSGDLRAEVAELCRDAGVDGHRGDIATARTARALAALDGRDVVEREDVEAAARYALPHRLRTQPFEDAPDAADVIDEHFEDGDGDAGDGDDGANGGEETGDGDASADGDGRETTDDAADPGGDEGGTTAGDAAPEPDGSDEGEGTAGAATPTADDGENTDDAADDGENTDDAAGDGEKPGDDTDGDASQDASPRPRQAGGDGREDGGFEDADAERPDADADDEESGTPLVAGQERAGVGEATAPDLEPPDPVGDVGSGSGSRAARSPSVDATGPRVRTERADASSSSVDAAASVRAASARGADAVESRDLRASVRAGEASALVLFVVDASASMRPAMRAAKGTVLDLLEDAYQHRDAVGFVAFAGEDAEVLLPPTDSVTLAARHLKSLPTGDRTPLPAGLRTAGRVLDRADPAASVVVVVTDGRANVADGSPVAATRRAARGLAERDAAVVVVDAGGDERATVTDALVAASDGERVPLSALTAERVDATVADAAGRGP; this is translated from the coding sequence ATGATTGATTACGGTGGTCACAAAAAACCCTCGCACGCCCGCCGCGACCGGCCGGCGTTCGACGACGTCGTCGGCCAGCGCGAACTCAAGGAGGCGCTGCTCGCGGTCGCCGTCGACGACGACCTCGACGGTCTCCTCGTTCAGGGCGAGAAGGGCACGGCGAAGTCCACCGCCGTCCAGGGACTGGCCGACCTGCTCCCCGACCAGCGCGCCGTCGCCGACTGCGAGTTCGGCTGTCACCCCGAGGACCCGGCGCTCCAGTGCGCGGACTGCCAGTCTCGCGCGGACCCGCCGATGACGACGCGACCCGTGCCGCTCGTCACGCTCCCGCTCGGTGCGACCCGCGAGCGCGTCGTCGGCACGCTCTCCGTCTCCGACGCGCTCGACGGCGAGCACACGTTCGACCCCGGCCTGCTCGCGCGCGCCCACCGTGGCATCCTCTACGTCGACGAGGTGAACCTCCTCGACGACCACCTCGTCGACGTCCTGCTGTCCGCCGCCGCCAGCGGGGTCAACCGCGTGGAGCGCGACGGCGTCAGCGTCACCCATCCCGCCGCGTTCGCGCTCGTCGGCACGATGAACCCCGAGGAGGGCGACCTCCGCCCCCAACTCCGCGACCGCTTCGCGCTCCAGGCGACGGTCACCGGCTGCGACGCCGTCGACGACCGCGTCGCCATCATCGACCAGGCGCTCGACGACGATACGGCGGCCGTAGAACCCGACGACGACGGCAACGGCGACGACTCCCGCGAGCGACTGCTCGACGCCAGGACCCGCATCGACGACGTCTCGCTCTCCGGCGACCTGCGCGCCGAGGTCGCGGAACTCTGCCGGGACGCCGGCGTCGACGGCCACCGCGGCGACATCGCGACCGCCCGGACCGCACGCGCCCTCGCCGCACTCGACGGCCGCGACGTCGTCGAACGGGAGGACGTCGAGGCGGCCGCCCGGTACGCGCTCCCGCACCGCCTCCGCACCCAACCGTTCGAGGACGCCCCCGACGCCGCGGACGTGATCGACGAGCACTTCGAGGACGGTGACGGGGACGCAGGGGACGGCGACGACGGGGCGAACGGTGGCGAGGAGACGGGAGACGGCGACGCCTCGGCAGACGGCGACGGACGCGAGACCACCGACGACGCCGCGGACCCCGGCGGCGACGAAGGAGGGACGACCGCCGGCGACGCGGCCCCGGAGCCGGACGGTTCGGACGAGGGCGAGGGGACGGCCGGCGCGGCGACGCCGACGGCCGACGACGGCGAAAACACCGACGATGCGGCCGACGACGGCGAAAACACCGACGATGCGGCCGGCGACGGCGAGAAGCCGGGGGACGATACCGACGGGGACGCCTCGCAGGACGCGAGTCCGCGACCGCGGCAAGCGGGCGGTGATGGGCGCGAAGACGGCGGGTTCGAGGACGCCGACGCGGAGCGGCCGGATGCGGACGCGGACGACGAGGAGTCCGGGACGCCGCTGGTGGCGGGCCAGGAGCGCGCAGGCGTCGGCGAGGCGACCGCACCGGACCTCGAACCGCCGGACCCGGTCGGCGACGTCGGGTCCGGGAGCGGGTCGCGGGCCGCGAGGTCGCCGAGCGTGGACGCGACGGGGCCGCGGGTGCGGACCGAGCGGGCGGACGCGTCCAGTTCGAGCGTGGACGCTGCGGCGTCGGTGCGCGCGGCGAGCGCTCGCGGCGCGGACGCCGTCGAGTCCCGGGACCTGCGCGCGTCGGTCAGGGCGGGCGAGGCGTCGGCGCTCGTGCTGTTCGTCGTGGACGCGAGCGCGTCGATGCGGCCGGCGATGCGCGCGGCGAAGGGCACCGTGCTCGACCTGCTGGAGGACGCGTACCAGCACCGGGACGCCGTCGGGTTCGTCGCGTTCGCGGGCGAGGACGCCGAGGTGTTGCTGCCGCCGACGGACAGCGTCACGCTCGCCGCTCGGCACCTGAAGTCGCTGCCGACCGGCGATCGGACGCCGCTGCCGGCGGGCCTGCGGACGGCCGGTCGCGTGCTGGACCGTGCGGACCCGGCCGCGAGCGTCGTGGTCGTCGTGACCGACGGCCGGGCGAACGTCGCCGACGGAAGCCCGGTGGCGGCGACGCGGCGGGCGGCCCGCGGGCTCGCCGAGCGGGACGCGGCCGTCGTGGTCGTGGACGCCGGCGGCGACGAGCGCGCGACGGTGACGGATGCGCTCGTGGCGGCGAGCGACGGCGAGCGCGTACCGCTCTCGGCGCTCACGGCGGAGCGCGTGGACGCGACGGTCGCCGACGCGGCCGGTCGAGGGCCGTAG
- the cobN gene encoding cobaltochelatase subunit CobN, with product MPQIGLYTATENELGAVQRAAGRVDTDLVARSESDLDGQDDVADFLDELEDATAVVLWLHGAEDSMPGYEHVVETLRDAGVPLVVKSTGDAYAHEDTTVDAETRETVYEYLERGGTANVANCLRFLVDETSADGETDDDAGREYDAPVALPTEGVYHPDHPGASYDELVATFDPDRPTVAVWFYESHWTHENTRYVDAQVRALEAEGANALPIFCNPATDSDEQEDAEWVTDEWLVDDDGNPVVDAVLSSFMFSLSMDERGRSASDEGEGAQEVFLDRLGVPVLQTVTTMRSRSRYEASDTGVMGFELALSVALPEFDGNVITHPISGKERTDDDAGIGTAPKQHFPIEDRVDHAARLATNWARLGYLENDEKRVAVVLHNYPPSDDGIGTAFGLDTPESTVNLLDELGARGYDLDGKTPPSGQALVDDLTSQLTLDDRWVAPEDVRDLSVDVVDSGQYRDWFDDLDDRFQEHVVDEWGDPPDRPFAIPGVEFGNVLVTVQPPRGFGMDPSKVYHDSALQPPHDYVAFYAWLRERFAADAVVHLGTHGSLEWLPGKTVGLDGESAPDQLVDDLPNVYPYIVNNPGEGTQAKRRSYAAVVDYLTPVMRNAGAYDELAELEELASRYREAGMEDARSDDGEALADRLRELVHELDLALELGIEGDVEEKVDVRGPEEAGTTLAEGEVAGDSVDVEELVERVHEYVTDVKTTQIRMGLHTLSEPPEGERLVEYLVALTRLENPGAPSLRESVAGVLGVDHERMLDEPGTYADDLGMTYAEAADEVYETCLELVEHLAASGFDAEAINWNLLVVDLDPLGDGRAESGAHGALREVLRFVCEEAQPRVDGASAEVPRTADALDGEYVPPGGSGAPTRGGVDLLPTARNFYTLDPRKVPARSAWHVGKQVADGVAERHMEDEGEYPEEVGVVAWGTPTVRTRGETIAQVLALMGVEPEWTDAGRVDDVEPIPLEELDRPRIDVTTRVSGLFRDAFPQAASVVHDAVDAVVALDEPHELNYVKKHVEEDEAELEAQGVEDAAAAARHRVFTTRPGGYGAGTNKAVDEGNWDDRSDLAEVYVQWGGYAMGSRGKVTEAHDAFERRLGNVDATVKIEDTAEQDEFDSSDWYAFHGGFITAVAETAGEEPASYVGDSSDPERVDVYTNEEKVRKAMRARVLNPEWLDSMTEHDYKGAGDLSSTVDVVLGWDATTGVVSDALWSSVAEKYAFDDDRQEWMRDVNPWALESITDTLLEAVDRGLWDAADDVVDRLRDLNLEVDRDVEARTAPTVTDGGAR from the coding sequence ATGCCACAGATCGGCCTGTACACAGCGACCGAGAACGAACTGGGCGCCGTCCAGCGCGCGGCCGGGCGCGTCGACACCGACCTCGTCGCTCGCTCCGAGAGCGACCTCGACGGCCAGGACGACGTCGCCGACTTCCTCGACGAACTCGAGGACGCCACCGCCGTCGTGCTCTGGCTGCACGGCGCCGAGGACAGCATGCCCGGCTACGAGCACGTCGTCGAGACGCTCCGCGACGCCGGCGTCCCGCTCGTCGTCAAGTCCACCGGCGACGCCTACGCGCACGAGGACACCACCGTCGACGCCGAGACGCGCGAGACCGTCTACGAGTACTTAGAACGGGGCGGCACCGCGAACGTCGCGAACTGCCTGCGCTTCCTCGTCGACGAGACGAGCGCCGACGGGGAGACCGACGACGACGCCGGCCGCGAGTACGACGCACCGGTCGCGCTCCCGACCGAGGGCGTCTACCACCCCGACCACCCGGGTGCGAGCTACGACGAGCTCGTCGCGACGTTCGACCCCGACCGACCGACGGTCGCGGTGTGGTTCTACGAGTCCCACTGGACCCACGAGAACACGCGGTACGTCGACGCGCAGGTCCGCGCACTCGAAGCCGAGGGCGCGAACGCCCTCCCGATCTTCTGCAACCCGGCGACCGATAGCGACGAGCAGGAAGACGCCGAGTGGGTGACCGACGAGTGGCTCGTCGACGACGACGGGAATCCGGTCGTCGACGCCGTGCTCTCGTCGTTCATGTTCTCGCTCTCCATGGACGAACGCGGCCGGTCGGCCAGCGACGAGGGCGAGGGCGCCCAGGAGGTGTTCCTCGACCGCCTCGGCGTTCCCGTCCTCCAGACGGTGACGACGATGCGCTCGCGCTCCCGGTACGAAGCCAGCGACACCGGCGTCATGGGGTTCGAACTCGCGCTCTCCGTCGCCCTCCCCGAGTTCGACGGGAACGTGATCACGCACCCCATCAGCGGGAAGGAACGCACCGACGACGACGCCGGCATCGGCACCGCGCCCAAACAGCACTTCCCGATCGAGGACCGCGTCGACCACGCCGCCCGCCTCGCCACGAACTGGGCGCGCCTCGGCTACCTCGAGAACGACGAGAAGCGCGTCGCGGTCGTTCTCCACAACTACCCGCCGAGCGACGACGGCATCGGCACCGCGTTCGGCCTCGACACCCCCGAGAGCACCGTCAACCTGCTCGACGAACTCGGGGCGCGTGGATACGACCTCGACGGGAAGACGCCGCCGAGCGGGCAGGCGCTCGTCGACGACCTCACGAGCCAGTTGACGCTCGACGACCGGTGGGTCGCGCCCGAGGACGTCCGCGACCTGAGCGTCGACGTCGTCGACTCCGGGCAGTATCGAGACTGGTTCGACGACCTCGACGACCGGTTCCAGGAGCACGTGGTCGACGAGTGGGGCGACCCGCCCGATCGCCCGTTCGCGATTCCCGGCGTCGAGTTCGGGAACGTCCTCGTGACCGTGCAGCCGCCGCGCGGGTTCGGGATGGACCCGTCGAAGGTGTACCACGATTCGGCGCTCCAGCCGCCCCACGACTACGTCGCGTTCTACGCGTGGCTCCGTGAGCGGTTCGCGGCGGACGCGGTCGTCCACCTCGGCACGCACGGGAGCCTGGAGTGGCTCCCCGGGAAGACCGTCGGCCTCGACGGCGAGAGCGCGCCCGACCAGCTCGTCGACGACCTCCCGAACGTCTACCCCTACATCGTGAACAACCCCGGGGAGGGCACGCAGGCCAAGCGCCGGTCGTACGCCGCCGTCGTCGACTACCTGACGCCGGTGATGCGCAACGCCGGCGCGTACGACGAACTCGCCGAACTCGAGGAGCTCGCCTCCCGGTACCGCGAGGCCGGCATGGAGGACGCCCGCAGCGACGACGGCGAGGCGCTCGCCGACCGCCTCCGCGAACTCGTCCACGAACTCGACCTCGCACTCGAACTCGGCATCGAGGGCGACGTCGAGGAGAAGGTGGACGTCCGCGGTCCCGAGGAGGCTGGAACGACGCTCGCGGAAGGCGAAGTTGCGGGCGATAGCGTCGACGTCGAGGAGCTCGTCGAGCGCGTCCACGAGTACGTCACGGACGTGAAGACGACGCAGATCCGGATGGGGCTGCACACGCTGAGCGAGCCCCCCGAGGGCGAGCGCCTCGTCGAGTACCTCGTCGCGCTCACGAGGCTGGAGAACCCGGGCGCGCCGAGTCTCCGGGAGAGCGTCGCTGGCGTGCTCGGCGTCGACCACGAGCGGATGCTCGACGAACCCGGCACCTACGCAGACGACCTCGGGATGACGTACGCCGAGGCCGCCGACGAGGTGTACGAGACGTGTCTCGAACTCGTCGAGCACCTCGCCGCGAGCGGCTTCGACGCCGAGGCGATCAACTGGAACCTCCTCGTCGTCGACCTCGACCCGCTCGGCGACGGCCGAGCCGAGAGCGGTGCGCACGGCGCCCTGCGGGAGGTCCTCCGGTTCGTCTGCGAGGAGGCGCAGCCGCGCGTCGACGGGGCGAGCGCCGAGGTCCCGCGTACCGCGGACGCGCTCGACGGGGAGTACGTCCCGCCGGGCGGGAGCGGCGCGCCGACGCGCGGCGGCGTCGACCTGCTACCCACGGCGCGGAACTTCTACACGCTCGACCCCCGGAAGGTGCCCGCGCGCTCGGCGTGGCACGTCGGCAAGCAGGTCGCCGACGGCGTGGCCGAACGCCACATGGAGGACGAGGGAGAGTACCCCGAGGAGGTCGGCGTGGTCGCGTGGGGGACGCCGACGGTGCGCACCCGCGGGGAGACCATCGCGCAGGTACTGGCGCTGATGGGCGTCGAACCCGAGTGGACCGACGCCGGGCGCGTCGACGACGTCGAACCTATCCCGCTCGAGGAACTCGACCGGCCCCGGATCGACGTGACGACGCGGGTCTCCGGGCTGTTCCGGGACGCGTTCCCGCAGGCCGCGAGCGTCGTGCACGATGCCGTCGACGCCGTCGTCGCCCTCGACGAGCCGCACGAGCTGAACTACGTGAAGAAGCACGTCGAGGAGGACGAGGCGGAGCTCGAAGCGCAGGGCGTCGAGGACGCCGCGGCCGCAGCGCGCCATCGCGTGTTCACGACGCGCCCCGGCGGCTACGGCGCGGGCACGAACAAGGCCGTCGACGAGGGGAACTGGGACGACCGGAGCGACCTCGCCGAGGTGTACGTGCAGTGGGGCGGCTACGCGATGGGGTCGCGCGGAAAGGTCACCGAGGCGCACGACGCGTTCGAGCGTCGGCTCGGGAACGTCGACGCCACGGTGAAGATAGAGGACACCGCCGAGCAGGACGAGTTCGACTCCTCGGACTGGTACGCGTTCCACGGCGGGTTCATCACCGCCGTCGCGGAGACGGCGGGCGAGGAGCCCGCGAGCTACGTCGGGGACTCGAGCGACCCCGAGCGCGTCGACGTGTACACGAACGAGGAGAAGGTCCGGAAGGCGATGCGCGCTCGCGTCCTCAACCCCGAGTGGCTCGACAGCATGACCGAGCACGACTACAAGGGCGCGGGCGACCTGTCGTCGACGGTCGACGTCGTCCTCGGATGGGACGCGACCACGGGCGTCGTCAGCGACGCGCTCTGGTCGAGCGTCGCGGAGAAGTACGCGTTCGACGACGACCGCCAGGAGTGGATGCGCGACGTGAACCCGTGGGCGCTCGAGTCCATCACGGACACGCTGCTGGAGGCCGTCGACCGCGGCCTCTGGGACGCCGCCGACGACGTGGTCGACCGGCTCCGGGACCTGAACCTCGAGGTCGACCGCGACGTCGAAGCGCGGACCGCGCCCACGGTCACGGATGGAGGTGCGCGATGA
- a CDS encoding precorrin-8X methylmutase, translating to MTDDDDDFEAHADLGATTENAMEIATTSMDRVRELVLDETLADRVRQKSVHATGDPEFQHLVRFTGEDDSEPVRAGARAVLDERPIVTDITMVKEGITGRGHDCPVRKAIGNGAELAAETGMTRTAASVLELDREGVYDDAIAVVGNAPTAALALADCIADGTRPAVVVATPVGFVKAAESRERLREVASEHDVPAVTNVGRRGGSGLAAGLANELVHVASDARNGEVDLS from the coding sequence ATGACCGACGACGACGACGATTTCGAGGCGCACGCGGACCTCGGTGCGACGACGGAGAACGCGATGGAGATCGCGACGACGAGCATGGACCGCGTCCGCGAACTCGTCCTGGACGAGACGCTCGCCGACCGCGTCCGCCAGAAGAGCGTGCACGCGACCGGCGACCCCGAGTTCCAGCACCTCGTCCGGTTCACGGGCGAGGACGACTCCGAGCCGGTGCGGGCGGGCGCTCGCGCCGTGCTCGACGAACGACCGATCGTGACGGACATCACGATGGTGAAGGAGGGAATCACGGGCCGCGGCCACGACTGTCCGGTGCGGAAGGCGATCGGGAACGGCGCGGAACTGGCCGCGGAGACGGGGATGACCCGGACCGCGGCGTCGGTGCTCGAACTCGACCGCGAGGGCGTCTACGACGACGCGATTGCCGTGGTCGGGAACGCGCCGACGGCGGCGCTCGCGCTCGCGGACTGCATCGCCGACGGCACGCGGCCCGCGGTCGTCGTCGCCACGCCCGTCGGGTTCGTGAAGGCCGCCGAGAGCCGCGAGCGACTGCGCGAGGTCGCGAGCGAGCACGACGTGCCCGCCGTCACGAACGTCGGTCGACGCGGCGGGAGCGGGCTCGCCGCGGGGCTGGCGAACGAGCTCGTGCACGTCGCGAGCGACGCCCGGAACGGAGAGGTCGACCTGTCGTGA
- a CDS encoding cobalt-precorrin-7 (C(5))-methyltransferase produces MTDAYDLDAGPDPAAVAAAAPESVGATGTTDGDADPVFAVGVGPGNPEFLTPRAERAIREADVVVGFETVVDVVADRVEGDALTCGYRDEAETLDAFAERVAAGESGTAVLMGDPNHSGYQFVGKVQAAVDPPVRVIPGISSLQVAASRARTSMEATTFVTLHKSGDLTPGLERLRADVGDRHLLVLPRPYDWMPEDVAADLLDAGASPSLPALVLERLTHADESVTATTLGDLAALAGGGENTPSDESDSTGDQSVNSTAADSRFSDLSVLAVRTA; encoded by the coding sequence GTGACCGACGCGTACGACCTCGACGCGGGCCCGGACCCGGCTGCGGTCGCCGCGGCCGCACCGGAGTCCGTGGGCGCCACGGGGACGACCGACGGGGACGCGGACCCCGTGTTCGCCGTGGGCGTCGGCCCGGGGAACCCCGAGTTCTTGACGCCGCGCGCCGAGCGCGCGATCCGCGAGGCGGACGTCGTCGTCGGGTTCGAGACGGTCGTCGACGTCGTCGCGGACCGCGTCGAGGGCGACGCGCTCACCTGCGGGTACCGCGACGAGGCCGAGACCCTGGACGCGTTCGCCGAGCGCGTGGCGGCCGGCGAGTCGGGAACGGCCGTCCTGATGGGCGACCCGAACCACTCCGGCTACCAGTTCGTCGGGAAGGTGCAGGCGGCCGTCGACCCGCCGGTGCGCGTGATTCCGGGTATCTCGTCGCTCCAGGTGGCGGCGAGTCGCGCCCGCACGTCGATGGAGGCGACGACGTTCGTGACGCTGCACAAGAGCGGCGACCTGACCCCGGGCCTGGAGCGGTTGCGCGCCGACGTCGGCGATCGACACCTGCTCGTGCTCCCGCGCCCCTACGACTGGATGCCCGAGGACGTCGCCGCCGACCTCCTCGACGCGGGGGCGTCACCGTCGCTGCCCGCGCTCGTCCTGGAGCGCCTCACGCACGCCGACGAGTCCGTCACCGCGACGACGCTCGGCGACCTCGCCGCACTCGCCGGCGGCGGCGAGAACACTCCCAGCGACGAGAGCGATTCGACTGGCGACCAGAGCGTGAACTCGACGGCGGCGGACTCGCGGTTCTCCGACCTCTCGGTGCTGGCGGTACGGACGGCGTAG
- a CDS encoding CbiX/SirB N-terminal domain-containing protein: protein MTSETLLLIGRDARNANEVLETHAARLERRELVDDVAVATYDREPDRELRDRFESIAADTVYAVPMCTAHTHDTLDAVPAALSAIPGDVRYGEPLGRSPAVTEVVADRAAAEVDAAADGSLVLVAFGSGSQPYHRQTADYHAARLRERTAYGEVRTCYLLQNPAVECVRYATTNPRAVAVPLFLARTEATERRIPDELELDRGGIAYADPYGTHPRVTDAVEAEVRKQRALAPGDAPSTATFDVDLPASRRRVATDGEGGRR from the coding sequence ATGACATCCGAAACACTCCTGCTCATCGGCCGCGACGCGAGAAACGCCAACGAGGTGCTGGAAACGCACGCCGCACGGCTCGAACGACGCGAACTCGTCGACGACGTCGCCGTGGCGACCTACGACCGCGAGCCCGACCGCGAGCTCCGCGACCGGTTCGAGTCCATCGCGGCCGATACCGTGTACGCCGTCCCGATGTGTACCGCCCACACTCACGACACGCTCGACGCCGTCCCCGCCGCCCTCTCCGCGATCCCGGGCGACGTCCGCTACGGCGAACCCCTCGGGCGGAGTCCCGCCGTCACCGAGGTCGTCGCCGACCGCGCCGCCGCCGAGGTCGACGCCGCCGCGGACGGCTCGCTCGTCCTCGTCGCCTTCGGCAGCGGCTCCCAGCCCTACCACCGACAGACCGCGGACTACCACGCCGCCCGACTCCGCGAGCGCACCGCGTACGGCGAGGTCCGCACGTGCTACCTCCTCCAGAACCCCGCCGTCGAGTGCGTCCGCTACGCCACCACGAACCCGCGCGCCGTCGCCGTCCCCCTCTTCCTCGCGCGGACCGAGGCGACCGAGCGCCGCATCCCCGACGAACTCGAACTCGATCGGGGCGGAATCGCGTACGCCGACCCCTACGGCACCCACCCGCGAGTCACGGACGCCGTCGAGGCCGAGGTCCGAAAGCAGCGCGCGCTCGCGCCCGGCGACGCCCCCAGTACCGCGACGTTCGACGTCGACCTGCCCGCGTCCCGCCGGCGGGTCGCGACCGACGGCGAGGGCGGTCGACGGTGA
- a CDS encoding cobyrinic acid a,c-diamide synthase has translation MRGVVLGGTRSGVGKTVATLAVVRALQKAGYDVQPAKAGPDFIDPSHHAQVAGKPSRTLDRWLQGEDGLRRNYHRGDGDVCVVEGVMGLYDGDASSTAMVAESLDLPVVLVVDAKAGMESVAATALGFRRYARVADRDVDVAGVLAQRAHGGRHEAGIRDALPDDLEYLGRIPPTDDLEVPDRHLGLHMGDEAPLDDDALDAAAEHVRTDRILDLARTPPRPVDADGSADAAGRVESVDATVAVARDDAFRFAYPATVERLRERADVVSFAPTAGDALPDCDGVYLPGGYPELHADALADSPALEGIHAAATDGTPVLGECGGLMALAETLTTTDGDARSMAGVLPADVRMHDRYQALDHVELRARTDAVTASVGETRRGHEFHYSSADVAADARFAFDVVRGDGIDDGRDGLTEYRTLGTYCHCHPESGAFDAFVDAL, from the coding sequence ATGAGAGGCGTCGTCCTCGGCGGCACGCGCTCCGGCGTCGGCAAGACCGTCGCCACGCTCGCCGTCGTCCGCGCGCTCCAGAAAGCGGGGTACGACGTCCAGCCCGCGAAAGCCGGTCCCGACTTCATCGACCCCAGTCACCACGCGCAGGTCGCCGGGAAGCCGTCGCGCACGCTCGACCGCTGGCTCCAGGGCGAGGACGGCCTCCGTCGGAACTACCACCGGGGCGACGGCGACGTCTGCGTCGTCGAGGGCGTCATGGGCCTGTACGACGGCGACGCCTCCAGCACCGCGATGGTCGCCGAATCCCTCGACCTCCCCGTCGTCCTCGTCGTCGACGCGAAGGCCGGGATGGAGAGCGTCGCCGCGACCGCGCTCGGCTTCCGACGGTACGCCCGGGTCGCCGACCGCGACGTCGACGTCGCGGGCGTCCTCGCACAGCGCGCCCACGGCGGCCGCCACGAGGCCGGCATCCGCGACGCGCTCCCCGACGACCTCGAGTACCTCGGGCGCATCCCGCCGACCGACGACCTCGAGGTCCCCGACCGCCACCTCGGCCTCCACATGGGCGACGAAGCGCCGCTCGACGACGACGCGCTCGACGCCGCCGCCGAACACGTCCGGACCGACCGCATCCTCGACCTCGCACGCACCCCGCCCCGTCCCGTCGACGCGGACGGCTCGGCGGACGCGGCAGGCAGGGTAGAGTCGGTGGACGCGACGGTCGCGGTCGCGCGCGACGACGCGTTCCGGTTCGCGTACCCCGCGACCGTCGAACGGCTCCGCGAGCGCGCGGACGTCGTCTCGTTCGCGCCGACCGCCGGCGACGCCCTCCCCGACTGCGACGGCGTCTACCTCCCCGGCGGCTACCCCGAACTCCACGCCGACGCGCTCGCGGACTCGCCCGCGCTCGAAGGCATCCACGCCGCGGCCACCGACGGCACCCCCGTCCTCGGCGAGTGCGGCGGCCTGATGGCGCTCGCCGAGACGCTCACCACGACCGACGGCGACGCTCGCTCGATGGCGGGCGTCCTCCCCGCCGACGTCCGCATGCACGACCGCTACCAGGCGCTCGACCACGTCGAACTCCGCGCGCGCACCGACGCCGTCACCGCCAGCGTCGGCGAGACGCGTCGCGGCCACGAGTTCCACTACTCCAGCGCGGACGTCGCCGCCGACGCCCGGTTCGCGTTCGACGTCGTCCGCGGCGACGGCATCGACGACGGCCGCGACGGCCTCACCGAGTACCGAACGCTCGGCACGTACTGTCACTGTCACCCCGAGAGCGGCGCGTTCGACGCGTTCGTCGACGCGCTCTGA
- a CDS encoding DUF502 domain-containing protein: MRLTDALKSSFVSGLLLLAPLVLTAYIVQILVNWSLQFVNPVVQGTRLTQYTGNDEVAAQLLAVVLILTSITVLGYLAKKSIGRHLFGNVGRVVNVIPLVSTIYGSIRQVADSLVERNTAYESVVLVEYPREGIYSIGLVTGESPDPVEDHVGGETYNVFLPNSPNPTAGRLVLLPEEQVHEIDMSVRRGMRLIVTTGAATDDAAPVATDPGSLPGVDADDLA, encoded by the coding sequence ATGCGACTCACCGACGCACTCAAGAGCAGTTTCGTCTCCGGGCTGCTCCTCCTCGCACCCCTCGTCCTCACCGCGTACATCGTCCAGATCCTCGTGAACTGGTCGCTCCAGTTCGTCAACCCCGTCGTCCAGGGGACGCGACTCACCCAGTACACGGGGAACGACGAGGTCGCCGCACAGCTGCTCGCGGTCGTCCTCATCCTCACGTCGATCACCGTCCTCGGCTACCTCGCGAAGAAGAGCATCGGCCGGCACCTGTTCGGGAACGTCGGCCGGGTCGTGAACGTCATCCCGCTCGTCTCCACGATCTACGGGAGCATCCGGCAGGTCGCGGACTCGCTCGTCGAACGCAACACCGCCTACGAGAGCGTCGTCCTCGTCGAGTACCCCCGCGAGGGCATCTACTCAATCGGACTCGTCACCGGCGAGAGCCCCGACCCCGTCGAGGACCACGTCGGCGGCGAGACGTACAACGTCTTCCTCCCGAACAGCCCGAACCCGACCGCCGGCCGCCTCGTCCTCCTCCCCGAAGAGCAAGTCCACGAGATCGACATGAGTGTCCGCCGCGGCATGCGCCTCATCGTCACCACCGGCGCCGCGACCGACGACGCCGCACCCGTCGCGACCGATCCCGGGTCGCTCCCCGGCGTTGACGCCGACGACCTCGCGTAG